A segment of the Thermomicrobiales bacterium genome:
CGCTGGCCTGATCGTGTCGGAGTCCGATTTCTCGCATCAGGTGCTTGTGGACATCACCCCGTTGCGCGATTCGTTCGCGACGCTCTTCTTCGTCTCGATCGGGATGCTGCTCGATCTCAACCTGGTTGGCAGCCAGCTCTTCACGATCATCGCCCTGGTGCTGATCATCCTGATCGGCAAGACGGCGATCATGGCCGGTGTGCTGCGCGGGTTCCATCTGTCGCGCTCCTCCGCGCTGATGGCTGGCGTGTTGCTGGCGCAGGTCGGCGAGGTGTCGTTCATCGTCGCCAGCGAGGCGCTGGGTTACGAGATCATCAGTGACGAGCAGTATCGACTGATCCTGGCGTTGTCACTCGGGACGCTCATCCTCGCGCCGCTGCTGGTCAACGCGACGCCGCATCTGCTGGGGGTGCTACCCAATCGGGGGAGTACTGAGACGCCGGCGGAACTCTTCGAGCCGATTCTCGATACGGCCCTGCGTCGCCACACGATCATCTGCGGCTACGGGCGGCTGGGCACGCAGCTCGCCGAGTCGCTCCACCGGCGCGGCTTCCAGTTTCTGGTGGTCGATAACGATCTGCCGGCTGTGCGGCTGGCGCAGGCAAAAGGGTTCACGGCGATCTACGGCGACGCCGGTAATCCCGACCTGATGGAGAAGCTGGGTGTCGCCCACTCGCGCTCGCTGGCGGTCGCGATCTCTGATCCGCTGGCGGCCGAGGTGGCAGTGACGGTTGCCCGCAAGCTGAACCCGCGCGTGGATATCATCGCACGCGCTCGTAGCCAGGAGCAGATGCGACGGTTGCACGAGCTCGGTGCAAACGAAGTGATCCAGCCGGAGTTCGAGGCGAGCCTGGAACTGGTGCGGCACGTCCTGCACC
Coding sequences within it:
- a CDS encoding cation:proton antiporter, with translation MDHPHLVFTIGVALAAAFAGGVVARRLNAPVILGYLIAGILIAPSTPGVVLDLEIVQTLAELGVAFLMFSLGVEFSLRELLHIRRIAIGGGTLQIVITMLAGIVIGLVLGWSTTAAIVFGMAVALGSSAVAIKMLMLRGEMETRHGRATGGIAIFQDLALVPILVSLPILADTGSGNVLASIGRSVGIAAAVLAAVMILGLLLVPALLELVERTKSRELFVLAIIVIALGAALVTERAGLSIALGAFLAGLIVSESDFSHQVLVDITPLRDSFATLFFVSIGMLLDLNLVGSQLFTIIALVLIILIGKTAIMAGVLRGFHLSRSSALMAGVLLAQVGEVSFIVASEALGYEIISDEQYRLILALSLGTLILAPLLVNATPHLLGVLPNRGSTETPAELFEPILDTALRRHTIICGYGRLGTQLAESLHRRGFQFLVVDNDLPAVRLAQAKGFTAIYGDAGNPDLMEKLGVAHSRSLAVAISDPLAAEVAVTVARKLNPRVDIIARARSQEQMRRLHELGANEVIQPEFEASLELVRHVLHLHGLDQRQIAAITQRRRSIYYELEEVE